The Petrotoga mobilis SJ95 genomic sequence TTCGAACAAATTTTCATCTTCTTCTGAAAACGAAGGTATTTCTGGGGCTGTTGTAGGAGATGGCTGAGCTGTTGTCGAGGCTTTTTGTGAAGAAAAACCAAAAAGCAAAAGAATTATTGCAAAGGGAAGTAAGATTTCTAAAAATCCTTTCAACTCTTTTTCACCTCTTTAATGGTGTAACTCTGTTTTCAGTTTATTATATCATATTTATTATCTTAATTCACATAAAGATTTTTAAGGTAATTGTTATTTAAATTCTTAAACAAATATCATTTGTTCACGAAACTTATGGTATAATCTAAAAGGTTATTTTGGCCCAAAAAAATAAAAAAGGAGTAAAAACATGACAAAATTTCAACAAATGGGCCTTTCTGATAACATACTCAGCGCGATTGATAGAAAAGGGTACGAAGCACCAACTCCTATCCAAGAAAAGGTTATCCCCCTTCTTTTATCTGGTAAGAATAATGTAATCGGTCAGGCTCAAACTGGTACAGGAAAAACTGCAGCATTTGGTATACCTCTAATTGAAAGATTAGACGAAAAAGCAAACGACGTTCAAGCTTTAGTATTAACACCCACGAGAGAGTTAGCTTTGCAGGTTTGTAACGAAATCGACTCATTGAAAGGAAACAAAAGATTGAATCTTCTTCCCGTGTATGGAGGGGTCTCAATTGGAAATCAAATTAGAGCCCTTAAGAGAAGAGTTGATTTAGTAGTAGGTACACCTGGAAGAATAATAGACCATTTGAACAGAGGTACTTTAGATATTACTAAAATCAAGTATTTAGTCATTGATGAAGCCGATGAAATGTTAGATATGGGTTTTATAGAAGATGTGGAGATGATTCTCTCAAAAACTAATAAAGAAAAGCAGATTTTGATGTTTTCGGCTACGATGCCTCAAAGGATTGTTACCCTCGCTAGAAAGCATATGGGGAATTTTGAAACGGTAACAACCGTTCAAGAAAACAAAGAGGACATAACTGTAAAGAAGGCAAAACAAATTTATTACATGATTTCTGAGTCTAATAAAATAGAACTTTTGAGTAGGCTTATAGATATAGACACTAATTTTTACGGTCTTGTATTTACTAAAACAAAAGTCCAATCAGAAGAAATTGCAAATGAATTAATCAAAAAAGGTTACGAAGCAGAAGCTTTAAATGGAGATGTCTCTCAAAATCAAAGAGAAAGAATAATGGATAGATTTAAGAGCAAACGAATAAAAATTTTAATATCCACAGATGTTGCAGCCAGAGGTATAGATATAGACAATCTTAAATACGTGATCAATTATTCTCTTCCACAAAATCCAGAAAATTACATACACCGTATAGGAAGAACTGCGAGGGCTGGGAATGAGGGTACAGCTATTACTTTTGTCACACCAACAGAGTACAGAAGATTTATGTTCATCAAGCATTCTTCAAAAGCCATAATAGAAGAAGCTAAAATACCACAAGCTAAAGATATTGTTAACGCAAAAGTTGAAAAAATAAAAGATGAGATCAAATCTAATCTTGCCAAAGATATAGATCCCATTTATGAAATCTTGGCGGAAACAATCTTAGAAGAAACTGATCAAGAGCCTAGCCAAATAATTGCTTCTATTTTAAAGTATTTTTATGGCGGAATCTTGAAAGAAGAAAATTATAACAAAATAAAGGAAGTTAAAAATTCTTCAAAAAGCAAGGACCAACGATTGTTTGTTGCATTAGGTAGTTCAAGCAAAATGACACCGAAAAAGCTTGCTGAATTTATCGAAAGGGAAACTGGTGTAACCATTAAAAAAATAAAAGATATACAAGTAATGGAAAAATTTTCTTTTGTAACGGTTCCTTCTGAACAAGCTGAAGCAATAATAGAGATATTTAAGCAAAAATCAAATAGAAAAAGACCACTTGTAGTACAAGCTAAGTCCAAAAGAAATTAGAAAGTGAAGTCATAAACGGATTATAGAAACATTTAGTTCGAACTAGAAGCATTTTTAACCGCTTCGTATACGTTTAAATGTAATCTTTTATCATAAGCTTCGGGTAAAATTCTGTTAGGTGTAGGAATACATGAATTTGAAATTGCAAGTATTGCAGAATGGAGCATTTTTTTAGTTATTTTTGATTTTTCCTCTATCGCTCCTTTCATTATTCCTGGAAAGGCTATGAGATTGTTGAGTTGGTTAGGATAATCTGATCTGCCAGTTGCCACTATACTTGCCCCGAAGCTTTTTGCTAATATTGGATCTATTTCCGGTAAAGGGTTGGCAAGTGCAAATATTATAGGATTTTTATTCATCTTTTTTACCATCTCTTCGTTCAAAATATTCCCCCTGGATACTCCTATGAACACATCTGCACCAAAAAGAGCATCTGAGAGATCCCCACTTATATTCTCTGGATTCGTTATCTTTGCTAATTCTTGATGATATTCATGTAAACAACTTTCTGGAACATTTTTATTCAAGACCCCATTTTTGTCAACTAAAACAAGATTTATGACCCCAAAATCCATTAAAAACTTGGCTATATTGTATCCCGCTGCCCCTATACCATTAATAACAACTTTAATATTTTTTGCTTCTTTCCCCGTTAATTTCAATGCATTCAACAATCCGGCAGTCACTACGACAGCAGTCCCCTGCTGATCATCATGAAAAACCGGAATATTCATTGTTTTATTCAATTCTTCTAATATTTGAAAACATCTGGGAGCAGAGATGTCTTCTAAGTTTATACCTCCAAAAGAAGGTTCCAAGTTTTTCACAATTGAAACAATTTCTTCTGGATCCTGTGTATTAAGGCAAATTGGGAAGGCATCAAGTTGACCAAAAAGATTAAAAAGCAAGGCTTTACCTTCCATAACAGGAAGCGCACCATATGGGCCTATATTACCAAGCCCTAATACGGCACTCCCGTCTGAAATGATACCAACGGTGTTCCAACGTCTTGTGTATAAAAATGTGTTTTCTGGATCTTTAGAGCATTCTTCTGCAACATCTGCTACACCTGGAGTGTATAGTAGGGATAACGATTCTTCGTTCAAATTGTCAACATTTGAAATTGTCTTGATTTTTCCTCTGAGTATTTTGTGTAATTCTTTTGCGTCCAAGGTTAACACCCCTTAAAAGTTAGAATATCTGATTGCCGCTTGTATCTATTGCCACCATTAAAGGAAAATCTTTTACGTTTATGTTGTAAATTGCTTCTGGCCCTAATTCCGCGAAGGCTAGAACCCTTATATCCTTCACACACTTAGAAAGATAAGCAGCTGCACCACTTGGAGTTATAAAATAAACTCGCTTGTATTTTATACATAGCTTTACTGCTAAATCATTTCTTTTCCCCTTTCCAACAGTTGCTAACACGCCTAATTTAAAGATCATTTCAAGATATTTATCCATTCTTTCACTCGTTGTCGGACCTATAGCACCTATCTTAGAGTTTTTTGGAGGATTTGCAGGACCTGCATAAAATACAATTTTTTCATTTAAATCTACAGGAAGCTGCGAATTTTTTGAAAGTAATTCTAAAAGTCTTTGATGGGCAGCATCCCTCATAACTATCAATTCACCTGTATATTGTAAGAGTTCCCCGATTTTTAATTTTTCAATTTCATTTACTTTCAAATTTTACCACACCTTTTCTACAAAGGTAACAATCTAAGGAAACCCCAACTGGAAGTGTAGCAATATGAGTGGGAGCATACTCTATATGTACAGAAAAAACTGAAACTCCTTCCTTTAGTCCTTGAAAACCTATATTTAAAGTATTTAAATCTTTTAAAAGCTCTTCTTCAAAGTCTGCATAAGTAGGATTTTGATTTCTTTCTTTGAAACTTTTTGTCAATGCCAATTTGGATAAAATCATCGCCTTATCGGAAGTTCCACCTATTCCTATTCCAACATGTAAAGGTGGACAGCCTTTTGCACCGTTTTCTTTCACATGCCCAATTATTACATCTTTTAACTCCTGAGCTCTGATTGACGGCTTTAACATGAACAAGGCTGAGAGATTTTCACTTCCCCCACCTTTCACCAAAAATTTGATCTCTAAACTCTTCCCAGAAATTTGGAATATGTGTACCACAGGGGGAGTGTTGTTCTTAGTGTTTTTTCTTTCAAAAAGGGGATCATTCACAACTGAAAATCGAAATGGATTTTCTGCATATACCTTTTCAACTACCTCATTCAAAGTGGTAAATATTGGTTCTTCAAGTACAACTTCGTTCCCTAAAAAAACAAAGAATTCAACAATACCTGTATCCTGACAGAGAGGTAATTTTTCAGCTTCTGCAATTTTGTAATTTTCTTTTAGCGCTTGCGAAAATGGACCACTGTATCCGTCTATGTAAGCTTTTACCTCAGGATTTATCGTTTCATTAGCCTGTACTATATGGTTTGACAACTTTTCGAATATTTCACGCTTATATATCATGCCAATCTCCTTTTTACAATGGATTACTGTCTTAAGCAATTCTAATTGTTTAATTTCTAAAGCTTCTATTTTATCGACTATTTTTCCATCTTGTTGAAATTTTAGCATAAAAAATGAAAAATTAAGAATTTTTAAGTTTTTAAGTCCTAATCGTCTACAATCGACTTTAATCGTCTATAATCTCATTTAATCGGATTTTTATTTTAAGAATATAAGAGTTATAATATGAATAGTTAAGCGGTTAAGTACTCTTATAATCAAATATTGGAGGAAAAACAATGCCACCAAAGAGAAACAAAAATTCTCGAATAACTATTGAAGATATAGCACAGATCGCACAAGTCTCTAAAGCTACTGTTTCTTATGTGATCAACGATAAACCTGGTGTAAGTGAACCAGTTAGAAATAAAATAAAAAATATAATTGAGGAAACTAATTATTTCCCTAATTCTGCAGCAAGAGGTTTAGCAGGTGAAAAAACAAATTTTGTTGGTTTAGTTATCCCTGATATTTCTGATATGTTTTATGCAAATATTATTAGAGGAGTAGAAAAAACTTTAAATAAAAAAGAATATCTTCTCAATCTATTTACCACACACGCAAGACCAGAAAGAGAGCAACAAGTAGTTCGACTGTTGAATAAAAGTATGGTTGACGGATTAATTATAATGGCTTATTTTATTACTGATAATTTCATACAATCTTTGAAAGAAAGAGAGATCCCTTTTGTCTTCATCGATTACCCACCAAAAGATGAAGATATTTATTCCGTAATGGTTGACAACGAAAATGGTGCTTTTGAGGCGACAGAATATTTGATAAAACTTGGGCATAAAAAAATAGCGTTTTTAGAAGGTCCAGAAGTTGCGTGGGATTCAAAGGCACGATTCAAAGGTTATTTAAAGGCATTAGAAACTCATGGGATCAAATTCAACCCAGAATTGGTTGAAAATGGTAATTTTACAAAAGAGGAGGGATATACCGCTACAAAAAGGTTGTTAGAAAAAGGAGAAAAATTCACAGCTGTCTTTTCTTCGAACGATCAAATGGCTATAGGGGCAATAAGGGCTTTAAAAGAAAGTGGGTACAAAATTCCAACAGATGTCTCTATTGTGGGTTTTGATAACATCGAGGCAAGTTCTATAATAGAACCCCCTCTAACAACTGTTTCACAGCCTATATATGAAATGGGTAAAAAGGCTGTAGATATAATAACAGCTTTGATAAATGGAGAAACAATAGAAGAAAAAAGATATATGTTAAAAACAAAATTAATTGAAAGACATTCTTGTACAAAAATATAAATTTTTTAGAGATAACTTAACCGATTAAGTAATTATAGATAGAGCTTTCAAGAGACACTTGAGAAATAATATGAGAGGTTACTAATAGGTAAATTCCCAATTCCTTTTCTTTGTTAGTAGAAACAGAAGAAATACGTGAAGTTTTATTTTCCTTATGGGTGGGGAGCGGGGCAAAGGGGCGCTGAAATCAGTTTTAATAGACTTTATAACAGTAATTTTAAAAATCAGGAGGGAATATATGTTCGAGACAAAATACGGGTATTTCACAGATGATGGAAAAGAATTCGTTATAACTACACCTAAAACTCCTAAACCTTGGATAAACGTTATTTCTAATGGAGATTATGGAATGATTATATCTCAAAGTGGTTCTGGTTATAGTTGGAGAACACATGCAAGTTTAAATAGAATTACACGGTGGGAACAAGATCTCATAAAGGATGAATGGGGCAAATATATATACATAAAAGATGAGACAAGAGGAGATTTTTGGTCTCCAAGTTGGAAGCCCACTTGTAAAGAACCACAAGAGTATGAAGCAAGACATGGCCAAGGTTATTCAATATTTGAAACAAAATACTTCGATATAAAAACAAATTTAACTATGTTTGTATCTAAGGATGATCCAGTTGAAATATGGAAGTTAACTATAAAAAATACTTCTGAAAAAGAACGAAAATTGTCTGTTTACACCTACTTAGAATGGAATTTAGGGGCTGCTCCCGACTGGCACAGAGAGTTTCACAAAACTTTTATAGAAACAGATTTTTTAAATGATTTAAACTGTATAACAGCTGAAAAAAGAATGTGGGAGATTCCAAATGAAAAAGGTCAACATTGGAACAGGAACTGGGAATATACCGCTTTTCATTCAGTTAACGAGAAAGTGAACGAATTTGAAGGGTCAAAGGAAAAATTTTTAGGACAGTATGGAAGTATTTCTAATCCAAATGCTCTTATTACAGGAGAAATTTCAAACACTTATGGAAAGTGGGAAGATTCCATTGCCAGCTTAAAAAATGAAATAATTTTAAAACCAGGAGAAGAAAAAACGTTGATTTATCTACTTGGGGCTGTTTCCAAAAAAAATACAAACGAAAGCGTGAGTTCACTTGTTAAAAAATATCAGACGGTAGAAAAGGTAGACGAAGAATTCGAAAAAGTAAAAGATATGTGGAGAGAAATGCTTTCAAAGTTTATTGTTGAAACCCCCGATAAAGCCTTGAATTTTATGCTGAATAACTGGTTAAAGTACCAAGCTATTTCAGGGAGGTTATGGGGAAGGTCTGCTTATTATCAAACTGGTGGAGCGTACGGCTTTAGAGATCAACTTCAAGATAGTCAGATATTTTTGTATGTGGATCCTGAACAAACCAAAAATCAAATAAAACTTCACGCAGCTCACCAATTCAAAGATGGAAGTGTTTACCATTGGTGGCATCCGATTTCTGAACTCGGTTACAAGAATAATATATCGGATAACAGATTATGGTTGCCTTTTGTTGTCTTAAGGTTTTTAAAAGAAACTAATGATTTAGAATTTTTGAGAGAAAATATAAAGTTCCTGGATGGTGGGGAATCTTCTTTATACGACCATTGTATTAGAGCAATTCACTACAATTTAAATCATATGAGCCAAAGAGGACTTCCTTTAATAGGTGATGGAGACTGGAATGATGGTATGAACGCTGTTGGCACCCAGGGTAAAGGGGAAAGTGTTTGGCTTGGACATTTCTTGTACGGTATTTTAAAAGATTTCTCTGTTGTCTGTAAGAAAATGGGAGATTTAGCAAATACGCAAAGGTTTATGGACGAAGCTGAAAAGCTTAAAGAAAACATCAACAAATACGCCTGGGATGGAGAATGGTACGTAAGGGCATTCAAAGACAACGGGGAACCAATTGGAAGCAAACAAAATAGTGAAGGTAAGATATTTTTAAATGCACAAACTTGGGCAATAATCAACGGTACTGCAACACAAACACGAAGTGAATCAGCTTATCAATCAGCAAAAAAGTACCTGTTTAAAGATTATGGTCCACTTCTTTTTCAACCGGCATTTGCAAAACCTGATCCAGAAATTGGATATCTAAGCAGATACGCCGCGGGAGTTAGAGAAAATGGTGGGTTATACACTCACGCAGGTACTTGGGCGATATTAGCAGCTGCAAAGATGAAAGATCCTGATACATATAAAATCTACAAAAGTTTCATGCCCATTTATAGGGGTTTGGAACCTGATAAATACTTAGCTGAACCATATGTTACTCCAGGTAACGTTGATGGACCAGATTCTCCCTATTTTGGAAGAGGAGGGTGGACTTGGTATACAGGATCGGCAGCTTGGTATTTCATAGTAGCAGTTGAGGGAATTTTTGGACTAAAAGCCGAATGGGAAGGATTAAAAATAGAACCCTTGTTCCCAGAAGATTGGAAAGAAGTAAAAGTAAAGAGAATGTACAGGGGAAAACAATTGAACATAACTTACAAAAAAAGTGATGAGAAAAAAATCATAGTTAACGGTGTGAAAATCGATGGAAACATTATTAAGCCAGAATTATTTGAAGAAAGTTTTTTGGAAGTTGAGGTACTTTTTTAGAAAAATATCAAAATTTAGAAATTTAAGAAATAAAGGGATTATGGGTTGGGAAGGAATAAAGATAAACAAGTTTTAGAGTTTTAAAAAAACAGTAAAATTACTAGTAGGAGGTGTGGAAAGATGAGAAAGACTTTGGTTGTTTTGAGTGTTGTGATGATGTTGGTTTCCTTGAATTTTGGTGCAACAAAGATAACAGTGTGGGGTATGGGTCAGGGAAAAAGTTTGGAGCAATTGTCAAAACTTTTTATGGAAGAATACCCCGAATATGAGGTAGATTTCCAAGCCATACCTTGGTCAAATGCCTACGAAAAAATTTTAACATCAATCGCTGGCAGACAAGTCCCGGATGTTGCACAGATGGGAACAACTTGGATGGCTCCGTTTGGAAGCATGGGGGCATTTGAAGATTTAGCTCCATATATTGAAAGTTCAGAAGTTGTAAAACCAGAGAATTTTTTCGAGGGAGCATGGGAAACAGGAATAGTTGATGGAAAGCAGTTTGGTATTCCTTGGCATGTGGATGTTAGAGCTATGTTCTATAGAACAGATTTATTAGCACAAGTAGGTTACGATCATGCTCCTCAAACCTGGGATGAGTTGTACGATGCGGTAAAAAAACTACATGAAAACGGCAGTAGATATGGCATAGCGCTTTACCAACCTCAGGATAATTACCAAACTTTTTTCCCCTTTGTTTGGCAAAATGGAGGAGATATATTAGACAGCCAAGGAAATGTGACAGTGGATCAACATGAATTCGTTGAGGCTCTTGAGTATTATACGAGATTTTTCACAGAAGGGTTGACCCCTATTTCGGGAAGCGGTAACATATTCCAAGATTTTGCTTCAGGAGATACCCCAATTTATTTTTCAGGTCCATGGATGATTAATATGACTAGAGATCAAACACCCCAAATAGATGGTAAGTGGGATGTTGCGTTAATGCCTGAGAAAAAAAGTAGAACATCCTTTATGGGAGGTAGTGATTTAGTAATTTTCAGGGATTCCAAAAACAAAGAAGGTGCTTGGAAGTTCATAGAGTTTGCATCGAGACCTGAAAACCAACTGTTGGCCTATCAAATTACAAATGAACTACCTGCAGCCAGACAAGCATGGGAAGATCCTTTATTACAAGCAGATCCCATGATAGCAACGTTCGGTGAACAGTTGAATGATGCTAAAGCTCCTGTAAACGTTCCCGAATTTCATGAGATTGCAGCTGCAATTGATAGGATGGTTCAAGAAGTGATTTATGGCAGAAAAACACCGGAACAAGCAGCTCAGGATTTGAAAAAAGAAATTGAAAAGATACTGAAATAATTTGTTTCATGCCCCTCTTTTTATGCAAAAAGAGGGGCTTTGATCAAAACTTTTTGATTATCGAGGAGAGATAAAATTGAAGACCCCAATAAGAGCAATTATCGGTTTCATAGGACCTTCAATAATATTATTGTTGATCTTCATGTTAATACCTATAGTAGTTTCTTTGGTGATAAGCTTCACTGATTTCGACGTTTATGCTATATATAATTGGGGAAATGCTAGTTTTATAGGCTTTGAAAATTATGTAAACTTAATGCATGACCCTCTTTTTTGGAGGGCATTACTAAATACGCTGTATGCATTAGTTGTTGCAATGCCAATAACGATAGTTTTGTCTTTAAGTTTTGCTGCCCTTATAAACAGGGAAGCTACGTATTTTAAGAATTTTTTTAAAGTGAGTTTTTATCTACCTTCCATAACAAATACTGTCGCAATTGCTATCGTATGGGCTTGGATGCTCAATCCTGATTACGGATTATTAAATTGGTTTCTAGGTTTGTTTGGAATACAAGGTCCTAATTGGTTGGGTGATCCCCTTTGGGCAATGCCGTCGGTAATAATGCTTGTAGTTTGGAAAGCAGTTGGTTACAACATTATTCTCTTCACGGCGGGTTTACAAAATATACCAGACTATCTATACGAAGCCGCCGAATTGGATGGTGCTTCAAGATTCCAACAATTTTTGCATGTGACAATACCATCGTTGAGGCCAACAATATTTTTCGTTACAGTTATGACTGTAATAGGTTATTTGCAATTATTTGAGGAACCATATATGCTAACTTCAGGCGGACCTTTGAATGCTACTTTATCTATAGTTCTCTATCTATATAGGCAGGGCTTTGAGTTCTTCAAATTAGGGTATTCCTCTTCGATTGCCTTCGTGCTATTTTTAATAATATTTGCCTTAACCTATATACAAATGAGGGCAAGAAGATCAGAAGTATAAAAGAGTATTGGTGAGGAGTGATAATAATGAGATCGAGAAAAGTTTCTCCCATAGAGCAAGTCGCCGTGCATGGAATATTGATTATTTGGCTATTAATTTCAGTTATACCTTTTGTATGGATGGTTTCGACTTCTTTTAAAGGCCCTGGAGAAATTTATATATTTCCTCCAAGATGGATCCCCAGAAATCCTACTTTTGATAATTATATAGATTTATTTCAAGAAATGAATTTTGGAAGGCCATTTTTGAACTCCGTTATTGTGTCTCTTTCTACAACATTTTTATCGGTTTTAGTAGCTACTATGGCAGGTTATGGCTTTGCTAAATTCCATTTTAAAAATAAAAATTTACTGTTTTTGTTCATCTTGGGAACGATAATGGTACCGGGTCATATAACTATGATTCCAGTATTTTTATTGTTGTCACAGTTGAATCTGTTGAACACCTATTTGGGGTTAATATTACCAGCTATAGCAAACGCCTTCAACATATTTTTCATGAGACAATACATTATGGGCATACCTGATGAACTAATAGAAGCGGCTAAAATGGATGGGGCACATGAAGGATGGATCTTTTTTAGAGTAATTTTACCTTTAGCTAGGCCAGCCATGGCAGCAATAACTATTTTCACTTTTACGGGTGCTTGGAACAGTTTTTTATGGCCATTAATTCTAGCGACTGATGAAAGCATGTACACACTTCCAGTTGCTGTATCTGTATTACAAGGACAGTATGGTGAAAACATAGCAATGCAAATGGCCGGTTCAGTTATTGTAATTTTACCTCTTATCATCGTATTTTTATTCACTCAGCGATATTTCATAAAAGGAATTACATTTACCGGTATGAAAGGCTAAAGTGAAATGACCAGATTTATAATATTATTCAAATCTTGTTAATAAATTACCTGTATAATAAAAGGGACTAAATTTATCCAAATAACATTTTTGAAATAACTAAAATTATTTTT encodes the following:
- a CDS encoding DEAD/DEAH box helicase, which encodes MTKFQQMGLSDNILSAIDRKGYEAPTPIQEKVIPLLLSGKNNVIGQAQTGTGKTAAFGIPLIERLDEKANDVQALVLTPTRELALQVCNEIDSLKGNKRLNLLPVYGGVSIGNQIRALKRRVDLVVGTPGRIIDHLNRGTLDITKIKYLVIDEADEMLDMGFIEDVEMILSKTNKEKQILMFSATMPQRIVTLARKHMGNFETVTTVQENKEDITVKKAKQIYYMISESNKIELLSRLIDIDTNFYGLVFTKTKVQSEEIANELIKKGYEAEALNGDVSQNQRERIMDRFKSKRIKILISTDVAARGIDIDNLKYVINYSLPQNPENYIHRIGRTARAGNEGTAITFVTPTEYRRFMFIKHSSKAIIEEAKIPQAKDIVNAKVEKIKDEIKSNLAKDIDPIYEILAETILEETDQEPSQIIASILKYFYGGILKEENYNKIKEVKNSSKSKDQRLFVALGSSSKMTPKKLAEFIERETGVTIKKIKDIQVMEKFSFVTVPSEQAEAIIEIFKQKSNRKRPLVVQAKSKRN
- a CDS encoding NAD(P)-dependent malic enzyme; the protein is MDAKELHKILRGKIKTISNVDNLNEESLSLLYTPGVADVAEECSKDPENTFLYTRRWNTVGIISDGSAVLGLGNIGPYGALPVMEGKALLFNLFGQLDAFPICLNTQDPEEIVSIVKNLEPSFGGINLEDISAPRCFQILEELNKTMNIPVFHDDQQGTAVVVTAGLLNALKLTGKEAKNIKVVINGIGAAGYNIAKFLMDFGVINLVLVDKNGVLNKNVPESCLHEYHQELAKITNPENISGDLSDALFGADVFIGVSRGNILNEEMVKKMNKNPIIFALANPLPEIDPILAKSFGASIVATGRSDYPNQLNNLIAFPGIMKGAIEEKSKITKKMLHSAILAISNSCIPTPNRILPEAYDKRLHLNVYEAVKNASSSN
- a CDS encoding FumA C-terminus/TtdB family hydratase beta subunit, with the protein product MKVNEIEKLKIGELLQYTGELIVMRDAAHQRLLELLSKNSQLPVDLNEKIVFYAGPANPPKNSKIGAIGPTTSERMDKYLEMIFKLGVLATVGKGKRNDLAVKLCIKYKRVYFITPSGAAAYLSKCVKDIRVLAFAELGPEAIYNINVKDFPLMVAIDTSGNQIF
- a CDS encoding fumarate hydratase, encoding MIYKREIFEKLSNHIVQANETINPEVKAYIDGYSGPFSQALKENYKIAEAEKLPLCQDTGIVEFFVFLGNEVVLEEPIFTTLNEVVEKVYAENPFRFSVVNDPLFERKNTKNNTPPVVHIFQISGKSLEIKFLVKGGGSENLSALFMLKPSIRAQELKDVIIGHVKENGAKGCPPLHVGIGIGGTSDKAMILSKLALTKSFKERNQNPTYADFEEELLKDLNTLNIGFQGLKEGVSVFSVHIEYAPTHIATLPVGVSLDCYLCRKGVVKFESK
- a CDS encoding LacI family DNA-binding transcriptional regulator; amino-acid sequence: MPPKRNKNSRITIEDIAQIAQVSKATVSYVINDKPGVSEPVRNKIKNIIEETNYFPNSAARGLAGEKTNFVGLVIPDISDMFYANIIRGVEKTLNKKEYLLNLFTTHARPEREQQVVRLLNKSMVDGLIIMAYFITDNFIQSLKEREIPFVFIDYPPKDEDIYSVMVDNENGAFEATEYLIKLGHKKIAFLEGPEVAWDSKARFKGYLKALETHGIKFNPELVENGNFTKEEGYTATKRLLEKGEKFTAVFSSNDQMAIGAIRALKESGYKIPTDVSIVGFDNIEASSIIEPPLTTVSQPIYEMGKKAVDIITALINGETIEEKRYMLKTKLIERHSCTKI
- a CDS encoding GH36-type glycosyl hydrolase domain-containing protein; the encoded protein is MFETKYGYFTDDGKEFVITTPKTPKPWINVISNGDYGMIISQSGSGYSWRTHASLNRITRWEQDLIKDEWGKYIYIKDETRGDFWSPSWKPTCKEPQEYEARHGQGYSIFETKYFDIKTNLTMFVSKDDPVEIWKLTIKNTSEKERKLSVYTYLEWNLGAAPDWHREFHKTFIETDFLNDLNCITAEKRMWEIPNEKGQHWNRNWEYTAFHSVNEKVNEFEGSKEKFLGQYGSISNPNALITGEISNTYGKWEDSIASLKNEIILKPGEEKTLIYLLGAVSKKNTNESVSSLVKKYQTVEKVDEEFEKVKDMWREMLSKFIVETPDKALNFMLNNWLKYQAISGRLWGRSAYYQTGGAYGFRDQLQDSQIFLYVDPEQTKNQIKLHAAHQFKDGSVYHWWHPISELGYKNNISDNRLWLPFVVLRFLKETNDLEFLRENIKFLDGGESSLYDHCIRAIHYNLNHMSQRGLPLIGDGDWNDGMNAVGTQGKGESVWLGHFLYGILKDFSVVCKKMGDLANTQRFMDEAEKLKENINKYAWDGEWYVRAFKDNGEPIGSKQNSEGKIFLNAQTWAIINGTATQTRSESAYQSAKKYLFKDYGPLLFQPAFAKPDPEIGYLSRYAAGVRENGGLYTHAGTWAILAAAKMKDPDTYKIYKSFMPIYRGLEPDKYLAEPYVTPGNVDGPDSPYFGRGGWTWYTGSAAWYFIVAVEGIFGLKAEWEGLKIEPLFPEDWKEVKVKRMYRGKQLNITYKKSDEKKIIVNGVKIDGNIIKPELFEESFLEVEVLF
- a CDS encoding sugar ABC transporter substrate-binding protein translates to MRKTLVVLSVVMMLVSLNFGATKITVWGMGQGKSLEQLSKLFMEEYPEYEVDFQAIPWSNAYEKILTSIAGRQVPDVAQMGTTWMAPFGSMGAFEDLAPYIESSEVVKPENFFEGAWETGIVDGKQFGIPWHVDVRAMFYRTDLLAQVGYDHAPQTWDELYDAVKKLHENGSRYGIALYQPQDNYQTFFPFVWQNGGDILDSQGNVTVDQHEFVEALEYYTRFFTEGLTPISGSGNIFQDFASGDTPIYFSGPWMINMTRDQTPQIDGKWDVALMPEKKSRTSFMGGSDLVIFRDSKNKEGAWKFIEFASRPENQLLAYQITNELPAARQAWEDPLLQADPMIATFGEQLNDAKAPVNVPEFHEIAAAIDRMVQEVIYGRKTPEQAAQDLKKEIEKILK
- a CDS encoding carbohydrate ABC transporter permease, which produces MKTPIRAIIGFIGPSIILLLIFMLIPIVVSLVISFTDFDVYAIYNWGNASFIGFENYVNLMHDPLFWRALLNTLYALVVAMPITIVLSLSFAALINREATYFKNFFKVSFYLPSITNTVAIAIVWAWMLNPDYGLLNWFLGLFGIQGPNWLGDPLWAMPSVIMLVVWKAVGYNIILFTAGLQNIPDYLYEAAELDGASRFQQFLHVTIPSLRPTIFFVTVMTVIGYLQLFEEPYMLTSGGPLNATLSIVLYLYRQGFEFFKLGYSSSIAFVLFLIIFALTYIQMRARRSEV
- a CDS encoding carbohydrate ABC transporter permease, whose protein sequence is MRSRKVSPIEQVAVHGILIIWLLISVIPFVWMVSTSFKGPGEIYIFPPRWIPRNPTFDNYIDLFQEMNFGRPFLNSVIVSLSTTFLSVLVATMAGYGFAKFHFKNKNLLFLFILGTIMVPGHITMIPVFLLLSQLNLLNTYLGLILPAIANAFNIFFMRQYIMGIPDELIEAAKMDGAHEGWIFFRVILPLARPAMAAITIFTFTGAWNSFLWPLILATDESMYTLPVAVSVLQGQYGENIAMQMAGSVIVILPLIIVFLFTQRYFIKGITFTGMKG